In Roseofilum casamattae BLCC-M143, one genomic interval encodes:
- a CDS encoding NAD(P)-dependent oxidoreductase, whose product MSKQKIAYIGTGAMGKQHIYKLLEDGYNVQVYDKYPEAATTVIAKGAVWKDSPKEAAQGADLVITNLPLPHHVLENMLGETGAVEGMKPGATWMDFSTTDYHNTQHIADEAAKKELFSLESPVSNLSHMGVDFCNVSYYVSGDRKGYDLSKETLDAIGEISFFVSDTIGEAQTVKLLTNLLFYSQMLVLGETMMISKIYGIPLMWMWHYIRASQGNSVVTEQVTPFIFDGSYDYSCSLEITVKDTDLTVKLADELGVALPLGRIVEERYREAGEKYDLSCDNHVKVTKLIEDDNNLDLRLPDFTAPSPYGLDRSYVHSTERVKDKFGRIKPLPYQLTYDAPEPLQDEKLMDIAKSLTDFMAYINYLVLGEANALGKGMGLSDELLEDVIRWSVGTCWVSDNLDTYQPNPEIVEKIKSLDLGSKVKLPVISKMIEHLSR is encoded by the coding sequence GCGAAAGGAGCAGTTTGGAAAGACAGTCCCAAGGAAGCTGCTCAAGGAGCGGATCTGGTGATTACCAATTTACCCTTACCCCATCATGTTTTGGAAAATATGTTAGGGGAAACCGGTGCTGTAGAAGGGATGAAACCCGGTGCCACCTGGATGGATTTTTCCACCACTGACTACCACAATACCCAACATATTGCTGACGAAGCTGCCAAAAAAGAATTATTCAGTTTGGAATCTCCGGTGAGCAATCTCTCGCACATGGGCGTAGATTTTTGTAATGTCAGTTACTATGTCAGTGGCGATCGCAAAGGCTACGATCTGAGCAAAGAAACTCTCGATGCGATCGGTGAAATCTCCTTCTTTGTCAGCGACACCATCGGAGAAGCGCAAACCGTAAAACTCCTCACCAACTTGTTGTTTTATTCGCAAATGTTGGTCTTGGGAGAAACGATGATGATTTCTAAGATCTACGGCATTCCCTTAATGTGGATGTGGCATTATATCCGCGCCTCCCAAGGAAATAGCGTGGTCACCGAGCAGGTTACTCCCTTCATTTTCGATGGCAGTTATGACTATTCCTGTTCTTTGGAAATTACAGTAAAAGATACGGATTTAACCGTCAAGCTCGCAGACGAACTCGGCGTAGCTTTGCCTCTGGGACGTATTGTGGAAGAGCGATACCGGGAAGCTGGCGAGAAATACGATCTCTCCTGCGACAATCACGTGAAAGTCACGAAATTGATTGAAGACGACAACAATTTAGATTTGCGACTTCCTGATTTTACCGCTCCTTCTCCTTACGGATTAGATCGCAGTTACGTTCATTCCACAGAACGGGTAAAAGATAAATTCGGTCGGATTAAACCCCTTCCCTATCAACTGACCTACGATGCACCCGAGCCTTTGCAAGACGAAAAGTTGATGGATATTGCCAAGTCTCTAACTGATTTTATGGCTTATATCAATTACCTCGTTTTAGGGGAAGCCAATGCATTAGGCAAAGGCATGGGATTGAGCGATGAATTATTAGAGGATGTGATTCGTTGGAGCGTTGGAACCTGTTGGGTATCCGATAATCTCGACACTTATCAACCCAATCCCGAGATTGTCGAAAAGATAAAGTCTCTCGATCTTGGCAGTAAGGTGAAGCTACCCGTCATAAGCAAAATGATAGAACATCTGAGTCGTTAA
- a CDS encoding type I polyketide synthase: MQEFISLPQLFKLQAQRTPKQIAIVDGDSSISYEQLDNLTDKLASYLQQQGVTADRAVGVFLEKSQDYIIACLAILKAGGAYMSLESRYPDAMLEKMVANTKPILIITKSKYRDRLSSAIAAKLLPIDQESSWNLPLKPDWELPSISSQDIAHIVHTSGSTGEPKAIALNHEARLGGELRRDRISVCESGDRLAYNTFFEWEIWRPLIRGATCYIIPDEILYDYQLFLDFVNKHQVNEMTLSPSLAQAIINNIDSEGMRAKLSSLKVIWLSGEAVSQNLKRQLMEIFPLTRLINYYGLSECFTIAIEDLTQTADLPSGFCAVGTLFAEDEIILLDDRGEQVSPGNEGEMYLNSPYMFQGYLNEPELTAKSFANINGIPFFKTGDIAAFLPDGTLEIRGRCNDMVNLRGYNFSLAGIEHKLSEHAAVKSCVVVLQGEVEENKKLVAYFVPENPGQDPQEIGALKLRLRDRLQELFPPHMIPSAFVAIDEIPLTPVGKLDRQQLPSPEQSRPDLAVPLVKSRSQTEKAIARVWQDVLQLKEVGINDSFFDLGGNSLLLIRVHKELSQEFEVHLPITTLFEHPTIATLARHLQQKRTGTTAVKPGQKRTKPIKDSSDIAIVGMSGRFPGANNIDTFWNNLREGVESISFFSDREIELQDPNWIDHPNYVKASPILPDIDRFDAQFFGYSEKEAQLMDPQHRFFLECAWEALENAGYNPRNYPGTVGVYAGSSPSTYLINNVSPSLGASPHRPLLTHCLFRGTGDVHSDLGNGSDYLPMRVSYKFNLTGPSLNIQTACSTSLVAVHLACQSLRSGESDLALAGGASIFVPEKTGYLYHEDMMLSPDGHCRAFDADARGTLFGNGVGTVVLKRLEEAIADRDTIYAVIKGSAINNDGAGKVSYTAPSIEGQTAAISDALAMANINPRTVSYVEAHGTGTPLGDPIEIAALTQAFRQNTSSQDNNFCAIGSVKTNIGHLDATAGIASLIKTVLALHHKAIPPSLHFKQPNPNIDFSQSPFYVNTALTQWETNGDPRCAGVSSFGMGGTNAHVVLEEAPKPLNTQAATVQSEPPLHLLTLSGKTEQAVADLVESYVAELNREAKIGDICFTANAGREHFKHRLAVIAGSTEELLQQLQTFGKPLNATADSSQQIAFIFTGQGSQYAGMARQLYQTQPVFRQALDECDRILHSYLDLPLLEVLYPDLESQKQETETPWAIDQTRYTQPAIFAIEYALAQLWQSWGIEPDLVMGHSIGEYVAACVAGVFSLEDGLKLIAQRGKLMQALPQDGEMLALLASEADAKAAIEPYAEEVSLAAINGPESIVISGKREAINAIERHLGTRGIKTKKLTVSHAFHSPSIEPMLAEFDRVLQQIQFSMPQLGLVSNVTGELATTAITTSEYWCDHARQPVQFMTGMSTLEQQEIDVFIEIGAKPILLGMGRQCLPTHKGLWLPSLRSGQEDWQQLLSSLAELYRHGVPINWFGFHQDFQRRRIPLPTYPFQRERYWVEAKNESDNSQLSQRPILAEIGDRLETRLAELIDRPTIVVFAETLAQLENVSVTYILAALEQMGWKFQLQESFKTDQIAEKLGVIPQHQRLFERMLDILAEVNVLQQSEDKWEIISIPEIEDPQEQMNSLSCSEAEAEITLLRRCAPQLVEVLRGQCNPLELLFPNGDLSTLIQHYQNSPVIRIMNTLVQETVLSVIEGLPQDRGLSILEIGGGTGSTTSYLLPHLPADRTEYIFTDLGAFLVVKARDRFKDYSFVSYEVLDIEKDPQQQGFNLHQFDLIIAVDVLHATTEMHQTMENVRRLLAPSGTLIMIEDTTPLRWVDLTFGLTEGWWKFTDFDLRPSHVLLSIPQWQKLLRETKFKPAVTISLKPESIESKGLLPQETIIITQAQENPEMRAQRKGQVDRIDADTGVSTNEKKQDIADWFYIPSWKRSVIPDYQLGKKVFESNVLVFIDECGLGEQLGQRLAIEGADVICVRCGSEFSKHSDRLYSIDPTQADDYYTLLKELKEFNKSPDRIIHLWSVTQNNPIELGMESFEAFQNLGLYSLIFLAQALGKLNFINPLQLIVVSNNMQDVSGEEILCPEKATLLSPCKVIRQEYPNINCRSIDIVLPPSQKQEKLVAQLLAEISAQSEDLTIAYRGKHRWVQIFEPVRLEKPQQSTSSLREGGVYLITGGLGAIGLLLAEHFGKTLRAKLILVGRSQFPARDDWSQWLVTHSPDDNISRKIEKLQEIEAIGAEVLVLSADVANKQQMENVITQAEKNFGKIDGAIHSVMFSGDKALCSIADTTILDVQQHFPGKVEGTIVLSNVLQNKNPDFCLLMSSIGTVLGGMDEVAYHAANLFMDAFVHQQNKVNSIPWLSVNWEEMNLAHYRIGATVTPFVISPEEGIEVFERILSTRELNQILVSSGDLQARIDQWVNLKSVTKQNTSEGEVSYPGMEFRQQLEIVPMLERQALLVARVRTQIARALGTSPDRIELEQKLIELGLDSLMSIELRNNLQVSLGVSLPSTLLFDYPTLEALTNYLARDLLFQEDSAWLSERSIQQNVDVVRDSSSPSTLVSIQPNGSKLPLFVVPGVFGNIFDIYPLAKYLDSEQPLYGLRSLGLHECEKPLTRMVDIAALHIKSLQAIQPHGPYFLGGHSLGGKVVFEMAQQLRHQGEDVALLAIIDCLAANPLKYQNFAEWNNSQLIEDLSTFYEGSLEQEVKISAETLQSIAEERQLDCLLQKLTTAGLNLSQVELKKIFQVYKAHIQADVDYIPQENYPVEITFFRAMEAGLFEATLGETTILEDPTWGWSKISSRPVIIQEISGNHFTMMQDPNIQTIAEKLRDFISD, translated from the coding sequence ATGCAAGAATTCATCAGTCTACCTCAACTTTTTAAACTGCAAGCGCAAAGAACTCCAAAGCAGATTGCGATCGTTGATGGAGATAGTTCAATTTCCTACGAACAACTTGACAATTTAACAGACAAATTAGCATCTTATCTGCAACAGCAAGGCGTGACTGCAGATCGAGCTGTGGGAGTCTTTCTAGAAAAGTCCCAAGATTACATTATTGCTTGTCTGGCTATTCTTAAAGCTGGGGGAGCTTATATGTCCCTGGAATCAAGATATCCAGATGCAATGCTCGAGAAAATGGTAGCGAATACCAAACCTATTTTAATTATTACTAAGAGTAAATATCGCGACCGGCTAAGTAGTGCGATCGCAGCAAAACTTTTACCAATCGACCAAGAATCTAGCTGGAATTTGCCTCTAAAACCAGATTGGGAATTACCATCAATATCTTCTCAAGATATAGCTCACATTGTCCATACATCAGGGAGTACGGGAGAACCAAAAGCTATAGCGCTAAATCATGAAGCACGTCTTGGTGGTGAATTAAGGCGAGATCGTATTAGTGTCTGCGAATCTGGCGATCGCCTCGCATACAATACGTTCTTTGAATGGGAGATCTGGAGACCTCTCATCAGAGGAGCAACTTGCTATATTATTCCCGATGAAATTCTTTACGACTATCAATTATTCTTAGATTTCGTTAACAAACACCAAGTTAATGAAATGACGCTTTCTCCTTCCTTAGCTCAAGCGATTATTAATAATATTGACTCGGAAGGCATGAGGGCAAAGCTATCTAGTTTGAAAGTTATTTGGTTAAGTGGCGAAGCAGTCAGTCAAAATCTGAAGCGACAATTAATGGAGATATTTCCATTAACCCGCTTAATTAACTACTATGGCTTAAGTGAATGTTTTACTATCGCTATTGAGGATCTGACCCAGACAGCAGACTTGCCGTCTGGCTTTTGTGCTGTGGGCACTTTATTCGCGGAAGATGAAATAATATTATTAGACGATCGCGGAGAGCAAGTATCTCCAGGAAATGAAGGGGAAATGTACTTAAATAGCCCCTATATGTTTCAAGGATATTTGAACGAACCCGAGTTAACAGCCAAAAGTTTTGCCAATATTAATGGAATTCCTTTCTTCAAAACTGGAGATATAGCCGCTTTTTTACCCGATGGAACCTTGGAAATTAGAGGGCGCTGCAACGATATGGTGAATCTGCGAGGCTATAACTTTTCCTTGGCTGGTATCGAACATAAATTATCAGAACATGCAGCCGTCAAAAGCTGTGTGGTTGTTCTGCAAGGAGAAGTCGAGGAAAATAAGAAGCTCGTAGCATATTTCGTGCCGGAGAATCCGGGTCAAGATCCTCAAGAGATTGGGGCACTAAAATTGAGGTTACGCGATCGCTTGCAGGAACTTTTCCCGCCTCACATGATACCTTCGGCGTTCGTGGCTATTGATGAAATTCCTTTAACACCTGTGGGTAAATTAGATCGTCAGCAATTACCCAGTCCCGAACAGTCGCGCCCAGATTTGGCAGTCCCCTTAGTTAAATCTCGATCGCAGACTGAAAAAGCGATCGCTCGGGTTTGGCAAGACGTTCTGCAGTTAAAGGAAGTCGGAATTAATGATAGTTTCTTCGATCTCGGTGGTAATTCCTTACTGCTGATCCGGGTTCATAAAGAACTGAGTCAAGAGTTTGAGGTTCATCTGCCGATAACGACATTATTTGAGCACCCAACCATCGCGACTCTAGCCCGACACTTGCAGCAAAAACGGACTGGAACAACAGCGGTTAAGCCTGGCCAGAAAAGAACGAAACCCATCAAGGATAGTTCTGATATCGCAATAGTCGGCATGTCCGGCCGGTTTCCTGGAGCGAACAATATCGATACATTCTGGAACAATCTACGAGAAGGAGTAGAGTCAATTTCTTTTTTCAGCGATCGCGAAATTGAGCTACAAGACCCCAACTGGATCGACCATCCCAATTACGTCAAAGCGAGTCCGATCCTGCCGGATATCGATCGCTTCGATGCCCAGTTCTTTGGCTACAGCGAGAAAGAAGCTCAGCTCATGGACCCCCAACACCGTTTTTTCTTGGAATGTGCTTGGGAAGCCCTAGAAAATGCTGGCTACAATCCGAGGAATTATCCCGGTACGGTGGGAGTGTATGCAGGTTCGAGTCCGAGCACCTATTTAATTAATAACGTCTCCCCCAGCTTAGGAGCCTCTCCCCATCGCCCTTTGCTGACTCATTGTCTATTTCGAGGAACTGGCGACGTACACTCAGATCTCGGTAATGGCTCGGACTACTTACCCATGCGAGTTTCTTATAAATTCAACCTAACCGGACCGAGCCTTAACATACAAACAGCCTGTTCGACTTCCTTGGTTGCCGTTCATTTAGCTTGTCAGAGTTTGCGCAGCGGTGAATCCGATCTCGCCCTAGCTGGAGGCGCTTCTATCTTCGTGCCGGAAAAAACGGGTTATTTATATCATGAAGATATGATGCTCTCTCCAGATGGGCACTGTCGTGCGTTTGATGCCGATGCCCGAGGAACCTTGTTTGGCAATGGAGTGGGAACTGTTGTATTGAAGAGGTTGGAAGAGGCGATCGCAGATCGAGATACCATCTACGCTGTTATCAAAGGATCGGCAATTAACAATGATGGAGCCGGTAAAGTTAGCTATACAGCTCCGAGTATCGAAGGGCAAACTGCTGCTATTTCCGACGCTCTGGCTATGGCGAACATCAATCCGAGAACAGTAAGTTATGTAGAAGCCCACGGTACGGGAACGCCTTTAGGCGACCCCATCGAAATTGCAGCCCTAACCCAAGCCTTTCGACAGAATACAAGCAGCCAAGACAATAATTTTTGCGCTATAGGTTCGGTCAAAACGAATATCGGCCATCTCGATGCAACCGCAGGGATAGCCAGCTTGATTAAAACAGTGCTGGCGCTGCATCATAAAGCCATACCGCCCAGCTTGCACTTCAAACAACCCAATCCCAATATTGATTTCTCCCAAAGCCCCTTTTATGTCAATACTGCCCTAACTCAGTGGGAAACTAACGGAGATCCTCGTTGTGCAGGAGTCAGTTCTTTCGGTATGGGGGGAACCAATGCCCATGTGGTTCTAGAAGAAGCCCCCAAACCCCTCAATACCCAAGCAGCAACCGTGCAAAGCGAACCTCCTCTCCATCTGCTGACTCTCTCCGGAAAGACAGAGCAGGCTGTTGCCGATTTGGTCGAAAGTTATGTAGCCGAGTTAAATCGGGAAGCAAAGATTGGCGATATTTGTTTTACTGCTAATGCCGGACGAGAGCATTTTAAACATCGTTTGGCAGTGATTGCTGGATCTACAGAGGAGCTTTTGCAGCAGTTGCAAACCTTTGGAAAGCCTCTGAATGCCACTGCAGACTCGAGCCAACAGATTGCCTTTATTTTTACCGGACAAGGTTCTCAGTATGCGGGTATGGCTCGTCAACTTTATCAAACTCAGCCCGTATTCCGCCAAGCCTTAGACGAGTGCGATCGCATCCTTCATTCTTATCTAGATCTTCCCTTGTTGGAAGTGTTGTATCCAGACTTAGAGAGCCAGAAACAGGAAACCGAAACTCCCTGGGCGATCGACCAGACCCGCTACACTCAACCTGCTATCTTTGCCATTGAATATGCTTTAGCCCAATTGTGGCAATCCTGGGGCATTGAACCCGATCTGGTCATGGGTCATAGTATTGGGGAGTATGTAGCCGCTTGTGTCGCTGGGGTGTTTAGCCTAGAAGACGGGCTAAAATTAATTGCCCAACGGGGTAAGCTGATGCAAGCATTACCTCAAGATGGCGAAATGTTGGCATTGCTAGCATCAGAAGCAGACGCTAAAGCAGCCATTGAACCCTATGCTGAAGAGGTTTCTCTTGCCGCAATTAACGGACCTGAAAGTATTGTCATTTCCGGAAAACGAGAGGCAATTAACGCCATCGAACGCCATCTGGGGACGCGGGGAATCAAAACCAAAAAATTAACCGTTTCCCATGCGTTCCACTCGCCCTCGATCGAGCCGATGTTGGCAGAGTTTGACCGAGTGCTGCAACAAATACAGTTTAGTATGCCCCAGCTCGGGCTTGTTAGTAATGTTACTGGAGAGCTAGCAACCACAGCCATAACTACCAGCGAATATTGGTGCGATCATGCCCGGCAACCCGTACAGTTTATGACTGGGATGTCAACCTTAGAACAACAAGAAATTGATGTATTCATTGAGATTGGAGCCAAACCGATTTTACTCGGCATGGGTCGTCAGTGTCTCCCAACACACAAAGGGTTGTGGTTGCCCAGTTTGCGATCGGGACAGGAAGATTGGCAACAGCTCTTAAGCAGTCTGGCAGAACTATACCGACATGGCGTACCCATCAATTGGTTCGGTTTTCACCAAGATTTTCAACGTCGTCGCATTCCTTTACCCACCTATCCTTTCCAACGGGAACGATATTGGGTAGAGGCAAAGAATGAAAGCGACAATTCCCAGCTTAGTCAACGACCGATATTAGCAGAAATTGGCGATCGCCTCGAGACCCGATTAGCTGAGTTAATCGATCGGCCGACCATAGTAGTATTTGCAGAAACATTAGCCCAACTCGAAAATGTCAGTGTTACTTATATTCTGGCTGCTCTCGAACAAATGGGATGGAAATTTCAGCTCCAAGAGAGCTTTAAGACCGACCAAATTGCCGAGAAGTTGGGTGTTATTCCTCAACATCAAAGATTGTTCGAGCGAATGCTGGATATACTCGCTGAAGTAAACGTGCTTCAACAGAGTGAAGATAAGTGGGAAATAATCTCGATTCCTGAAATCGAAGATCCCCAGGAGCAGATGAATTCCCTATCCTGCTCGGAAGCAGAAGCAGAAATAACCTTACTCAGACGTTGTGCACCCCAACTCGTTGAGGTACTTCGAGGACAATGCAATCCATTAGAATTACTATTCCCCAATGGTGACTTGAGTACCTTAATTCAGCACTATCAAAATTCTCCAGTTATACGGATAATGAATACCCTAGTGCAAGAAACGGTATTGTCAGTCATAGAGGGTTTACCTCAAGACCGGGGCTTGAGTATTTTAGAGATTGGCGGAGGGACTGGAAGTACAACCTCCTATCTGCTGCCCCATTTACCAGCCGATCGTACAGAATATATTTTTACCGATCTGGGAGCCTTTTTGGTTGTTAAAGCGCGGGACAGATTCAAAGATTATTCATTTGTTAGCTACGAAGTCTTAGACATTGAAAAAGATCCACAACAGCAAGGATTTAACCTGCATCAATTTGATTTAATCATTGCGGTGGACGTGCTGCACGCTACCACTGAAATGCATCAGACCATGGAAAATGTTAGAAGGTTATTGGCTCCGAGTGGAACTCTGATAATGATTGAGGATACTACTCCCTTACGCTGGGTGGATCTAACCTTTGGATTGACTGAAGGATGGTGGAAATTTACCGATTTTGATTTGCGTCCATCCCATGTATTACTATCTATTCCTCAGTGGCAGAAATTACTACGGGAAACTAAGTTTAAGCCAGCCGTCACTATTTCGCTCAAGCCGGAAAGTATTGAGAGTAAAGGCCTTCTTCCCCAGGAAACAATTATTATTACTCAAGCTCAAGAAAACCCAGAGATGAGGGCGCAGAGAAAGGGGCAAGTCGATCGCATAGATGCTGATACTGGGGTCAGTACAAATGAGAAAAAGCAGGATATTGCCGACTGGTTTTATATCCCATCCTGGAAACGTTCAGTTATACCCGATTATCAACTAGGCAAAAAAGTCTTTGAGTCGAATGTGCTGGTATTTATTGATGAGTGTGGTTTGGGAGAGCAACTCGGACAAAGATTAGCCATAGAAGGGGCTGATGTTATTTGTGTCCGTTGCGGTTCCGAGTTTAGTAAGCACAGCGATCGCCTCTATAGTATCGATCCCACTCAAGCCGATGATTACTATACCTTACTTAAAGAACTGAAGGAATTCAATAAAAGCCCCGATCGCATTATTCATCTGTGGAGCGTTACCCAAAATAACCCCATAGAATTAGGAATGGAATCTTTTGAAGCCTTCCAGAATCTGGGTTTATATAGCCTCATCTTTCTTGCCCAAGCTCTGGGAAAACTGAATTTTATCAATCCCCTTCAACTCATAGTCGTATCAAACAACATGCAGGACGTGAGTGGAGAAGAAATATTATGCCCAGAGAAAGCTACTTTGCTTTCTCCTTGTAAGGTGATTAGACAAGAATACCCAAACATAAACTGTCGCAGTATTGATATTGTTCTTCCTCCATCCCAAAAGCAGGAAAAACTTGTTGCCCAACTCCTAGCAGAAATTAGCGCACAGTCTGAAGATTTAACCATCGCTTATCGAGGCAAACATCGTTGGGTACAAATTTTTGAACCCGTGCGATTAGAAAAACCCCAACAAAGTACATCATCCCTCAGAGAAGGAGGAGTTTATCTCATTACTGGTGGACTGGGGGCGATCGGTCTTTTGCTAGCAGAACACTTTGGAAAAACTCTACGGGCAAAACTAATATTAGTAGGGCGATCGCAATTTCCTGCCCGCGATGATTGGTCTCAATGGCTAGTCACCCATTCTCCAGACGATAATATCAGTCGTAAAATTGAGAAATTGCAGGAAATTGAGGCAATAGGAGCTGAAGTTCTTGTGCTCAGTGCGGATGTGGCCAATAAACAACAAATGGAGAACGTCATTACTCAAGCAGAGAAGAACTTTGGCAAGATTGATGGAGCGATCCACAGCGTAATGTTTTCTGGAGATAAGGCATTGTGTTCTATCGCCGACACAACGATCTTGGATGTACAACAGCATTTTCCCGGAAAAGTAGAAGGAACAATAGTCTTATCAAATGTTCTACAAAACAAGAATCCTGACTTTTGCCTGTTAATGTCTTCCATAGGAACAGTGCTGGGAGGTATGGATGAAGTTGCATATCATGCAGCCAATCTATTTATGGATGCTTTTGTTCATCAACAAAACAAAGTTAACTCTATTCCTTGGCTTAGCGTAAACTGGGAAGAGATGAACTTAGCTCATTATCGAATTGGAGCTACAGTAACTCCATTTGTGATTTCACCAGAAGAAGGTATTGAGGTCTTTGAGAGGATTCTATCAACCCGAGAGCTTAATCAAATCCTGGTCTCCAGTGGAGACTTACAAGCTCGTATCGATCAGTGGGTCAACCTTAAATCTGTAACAAAACAGAATACTTCTGAAGGAGAAGTATCCTACCCAGGAATGGAATTTCGCCAGCAACTAGAGATAGTTCCTATGCTCGAGCGTCAAGCATTATTGGTTGCTCGTGTTCGTACACAGATAGCAAGGGCACTCGGAACCTCTCCCGATCGCATCGAACTAGAGCAAAAACTGATAGAGTTAGGATTAGATTCTTTGATGTCTATTGAGCTAAGAAATAACCTTCAGGTGAGCTTGGGTGTATCCTTACCTTCCACTTTACTTTTTGATTACCCAACTCTAGAAGCATTAACAAATTACTTAGCTCGAGATCTTCTTTTTCAGGAAGACTCAGCATGGTTAAGCGAGCGTTCAATTCAACAGAATGTTGATGTTGTGCGAGATAGCTCTTCTCCATCAACGCTAGTATCAATTCAGCCTAATGGCTCAAAGCTTCCTCTTTTCGTCGTTCCTGGGGTTTTTGGAAACATCTTCGATATCTATCCCTTGGCAAAATATTTAGACTCAGAGCAACCCCTGTACGGCTTGCGATCGCTGGGTTTACACGAATGTGAAAAACCATTAACGCGAATGGTAGACATTGCCGCTCTCCACATTAAATCTCTACAAGCCATTCAGCCCCATGGTCCCTACTTTTTGGGCGGTCATTCTCTTGGAGGTAAGGTCGTTTTTGAGATGGCTCAGCAGCTACGACATCAGGGAGAGGATGTTGCTTTGCTCGCCATTATTGATTGTTTGGCCGCCAACCCTTTAAAATATCAAAACTTTGCTGAATGGAACAATAGCCAACTCATCGAAGATTTGAGTACTTTTTATGAAGGTTCCTTAGAACAGGAAGTGAAAATTTCTGCGGAAACATTGCAATCAATTGCAGAAGAGCGTCAGTTAGATTGTCTTCTGCAAAAATTAACCACGGCAGGATTGAATTTAAGCCAAGTCGAGCTAAAGAAAATTTTCCAAGTTTACAAAGCTCACATTCAAGCTGATGTTGACTATATTCCCCAAGAGAATTATCCGGTTGAAATTACCTTCTTCCGGGCAATGGAAGCGGGTTTATTTGAGGCAACACTCGGTGAAACAACAATATTGGAAGACCCAACATGGGGATGGAGTAAGATTTCTTCTAGACCGGTTATAATTCAGGAAATCTCAGGAAACCATTTCACTATGATGCAAGATCCAAATATCCAAACCATAGCTGAAAAACTCAGAGATTTCATCTCTGATTAA